In Ctenopharyngodon idella isolate HZGC_01 chromosome 20, HZGC01, whole genome shotgun sequence, the following proteins share a genomic window:
- the pak5 gene encoding serine/threonine-protein kinase PAK 5 isoform X4, producing the protein MSFTAAKHDRRPDQEVIKRGKIFAVRTIVRGSRPPKDASINGLLEEFDSISVTRSNSLRKESPPGAHQASGSKPASASTSNTGGPEENGFGHYYGRYSCDLDSSKDFSLDPFRVHDGEWPVGRHYRFSLKQNGHPIRSPFYPDAMPQKSSDYAKMPPDYHAYLESKMRLSTDEMAMGSRRDYYRASLGGSSQDYREQPLGTPSRVSIHSEQMTYPDGDWGYGAGLREDYDKRPKSSYISQTSPQPAIRQRSRSGSGLQEPSVPYGISAFKAAPQGSYSSYTYPRLSENTSSLVISKGDYERASRDGSPQVPGGEAYPRMPLKLPQSHGKPAYPASFQYPPPFHYKPSPYHHPPSQPSPPYTPQGAHSQPSSPYIPPGAYPPPSWGSSSEQPPSRVSHEQFRAALQLVVNPGDPREYLDNFLKIGEGSTGIVCIATEKHSGKQVAVKKMDLRKQQRRELLFNEVVIMRDYHHENVVDMYNSYLVGDELWVVMEFLEGGALTDIVTHTRMNEEQIATVCLSVLKALSYLHTQGVIHRDIKSDSILLTSDGRIKLSDFGFCAQVSKEVPKRKSLVGTPYWMAPEVISRLPYGTEVDIWSLGIMVIEMVDGEPPYFNEPPLQAMRRIRDNLPPRLKESHKVSSVLRAFLDLMLVREPSQRASAQELLQHPFLKLSGPPSCIVPLMRHYRHR; encoded by the exons ACCATTGTCCGTGGTAGCCGGCCGCCCAAGGACGCCTCCATCAACGGCCTGCTGGAGGAGTTTGACAGCATCTCCGTGACCCGCTCCAACTCTTTGAGGAAAGAGAGTCCGCCCGGAGCCCATCAGGCCAGTGGCAGCAAACCAGCGTCTGCGTCCACGTCCAACACCGGCGGGCCGGAGGAGAACGGCTTCGGACACTATTATGGCCGCTACTCGTGCGACCTGGACAGCAGCAAGGACTTCTCACTGGATCCGTTCCGTGTCCATGACGGGGAGTGGCCGGTCGGACGGCACTACCGCTTCTCCCTTAAACAGAACGGCCATCCAATCCGGAGTCCCTTCTATCCCGACGCCATGCCGCAGAAGTCTTCGGACTACGCCAAGATGCCTCCGGACTACCACGCCTACCTGGAGAGCAAGATGCGGCTGTCCACCGACGAGATGGCCATGGGCAGCCGGAGGGACTACTACCGGGCTTCTCTGGGGGGATCCAGTCAGGATTACAGGGAACAGCCGCTGGGAACGCCGTCTCGGGTCTCCATCCACAGTGAGCAGATGACCTACCCCGATGGAGACTGGGGATACGGAGCGGGACTGAGGGAGGACTACGACAAGAGGCCCAAGTCCTCATACATCAGTCAGACGAGTCCTCAGCCGGCCATCCGGCAGCGCTCCAGGTCAGGATCTGGCCTGCAGGAGCCCAGCGTGCCGTACGGCATCAGCGCATTTAAAGCGGCGCCGCAGGGGTCGTACAGCTCATACACGTACCCCAGACTGTCAGAAAACACGTCTTCGCTCGTCATAAGCAAG GGCGACTATGAGAGAGCGTCTCGAGACGGGAGTCCGCAGGTGCCGGGGGGCGAGGCGTACCCGCGCATGCCCCTCAAACTACCTCAGAGCCACGGCAAGCCCGCTTACCCGGCCAGTTTCCAGTACCCGCCGCCCTTCCACTACAAGCCGTCGCCGTACCACCACCCGCCATCCCAGCCCAGCCCTCCCTACACCCCGCAGGGGGCGCACTCGCAGCCCTCCTCGCCCTACATCCCGCCCGGCGCGTATCCCCCACCCAGCTGGGGCTCGTCCTCGGAGCAGCCGCCCTCCAGGGTTTCCCACGAGCAGTTCCGGGCGGCGCTGCAGCTGGTGGTGAACCCGGGCGACCCGCGCGAGTATCTGGACAACTTCCTGAAGATCGGAGAGGGATCCACGGGCATCGTGTGCATCGCCACCGAGAAGCACAGTGGGAAGCAGGTGGCCGTTAAGAAGATGGACCTGAGGAAACAGCAGCGACGAGAACTTCTGTTCAACGAG GTGGTCATCATGAGAGACTACCATCACGAGAACGTGGTTGACATGTATAACAGTTATCTGGTCGGTGATGAACTCTGGGTAGTGATGGAGTTCTTGGAGGGCGGAGCCTTGACTGACATCGTCACTCATACGAG GATGAATGAGGAGCAGATCGCCACCGTTTGTCTGTCGGTGTTGAAGGCGCTGTCGTACCTCCACACGCAGGGCGTCATTCACCGAGACATCAAGAGCGACTCCATCCTGCTCACCAGCGACGGACGC ATCAAGCTCTCTGATTTCGGCTTCTGTGCTCAAGTGTCCAAAGAGGTTCCCAAGAGGAAGTCTCTGGTGGGAACGCCGTACTGGATGGCACCAGAGGTCATCTCCAGGTTACCCTACGGCACTGAG GTGGACATCTGGTCTCTGGGCATCATGGTGATCGAAATGGTGGACGGAGAACCTCCGTACTTCAACGAACCTCCGCTGCAGGCCATGAGACGCATACGAGACAACCTGCCGCCGCGGCTCAAAGAGTCTCATAAG GTGTCGTCGGTCCTGCGAGCCTTTCTGGACCTGATGCTGGTGCGCGAGCCGTCCCAGCGTGCATCAGCGCAGGAGCTCCTGCAGCACCCGTTCCTGAAGCTGTCTGGACCGCCGTCCTGCATCGTTCCTCTGATGCGGCACTACCGGCACCGCTGA
- the lamp5 gene encoding lysosome-associated membrane glycoprotein 5 — protein sequence MMDFHCAALLLLGSLSAVSVSAEQEVENLSGLSSNPDREIFVVRENGTTCLMAEFAVKFLIPYDVLALNGIDLITEQVSVTIPRGAEIAGKCGNTDSELHISWNDHAFTFRIFFSKEKHTMGSDGKAKETEVWKINKVQLVYDTSEATHFNSAYNPGKHTASTHRLSALVTPAGRSYVCTAQQTLTMISSDHQKGITVSIYDIQIQPFDIKSDFVFSEPYKCITDQREQLEQMLPLVLGLILGLIIVLTISVYHFHLKLSAQQPQLPRDRSLYKNM from the exons ATGATGGACTTTCACTGCGCTGCACTTCTGCTGCTCG GCTCTCTGTCAGCGGTCAGTGTTTCTGCGGAGCAGGAGGTGGAGAATCTCTCCGGACTGTCATCGAATCCTGACCGGGAGATTTTTGTCGTCCGAGAAAATGGAACGACCTGCTTGATGGCGGAGTTTGCGGTGAAATTCCTGATTCCATACGACGTTCTGGCGCTGAACGGAATCGAC ctgaTAACAGAGCAGGTGTCCGTGACGATCCCACGCGGAGCTGAGATTGCGGGGAAATGCGGGAACACCGACTCGGAGCTGCACATCTCATGGAACGATCACGCCTTCACATTCCGCATCTTCTTCTCAAAG gagaAACACACGATGGGCAGTGATGGAAAAGCTAAAGAAACTGAAGTGTGGAAGATAAACAAGGTTCAGCTGGTCTATGACACTTCAGAGGCGACGCACTTCAACAGCGCTTATAATC cggGGAAACACACTGCCAGCACACACCGTCTGTCAGCGCTGGTGACTCCCGCCGGACGCTCGTACGTGTGCACGGCTCAGCAGACGCTCACCATGATCTCCAGCGACCACCAGAAGGGAATCACCGTCTCCATCTACGACATCCAGATTCAGCCCTTCGACATCAAGAGCGACTTTGTCTTCAGTGAAC CGTATAAATGCATAACGGACCAGCGCGAGCAGCTGGAGCAGATGCTGCCGCTGGTGTTGGGTCTCATCCTGGGCCTCATCATCGTCCTCACCATCTCCGTTTATCACTTCCACCTGAAACTGAGCGCGCAGCAGCCGCAGCTGCCCCGGGACCGATCGCTCTACAAGAACATGTGA
- the LOC127501941 gene encoding ankycorbin-like, producing the protein MLKLSDRCDSKTDTRILLDAISNDKIHLARFILDALDGKIIDSETEGAQTPLISAVFLRDSQARSKFVNLLLQKGASVNRPDESGRTALSYACEMGYLDAVKILVRNGADPEAADAWGNTALMYAVVAGRPAVVEFLVRAFKRLGLQINRQNKVGNSAVEVAKHLGHSECLQALVSHSKRIHEDTLAERLSTVNIDEDELKTSERRGPPEDETRLHISLTRKRSLGLRNRIQSMDSIEEYERESDASLPLSSQGLMFSGVLTSKPPQKLSHAEHLPPLFYSPRPSKTPWRSSAPPPPPSSGPLGILLTSFGKSAREELEKTEKAKKLLPVRRFDDSYYQKRCSLPTSTLAPAAPERNKSKTAPKTPVNAGKVAYASSSVSALGGRLLRRFTFPELRRSREGCGAQSGASDPCIPRSETFPLGKNHPQVGSKPSIDSISAVKCEFDFQSKAAPNV; encoded by the coding sequence ATGCTGAAACTCTCCGACAGGTGCGACTCCAAGACGGACACCAGGATCCTTCTGGACGCCATCTCCAACGACAAGATCCACCTGGCCAGGTTCATCCTAGACGCTCTGGATGGGAAGATCATCGACTCCGAGACCGAAGGGGCGCAGACGCCTCTCATTTCTGCCGTGTTCCTCCGGGATTCGCAGGCGAGGAGCAAGTTTGTGAATCTTCTGCTGCAGAAGGGTGCGAGCGTGAATCGTCCGGATGAGAGCGGCCGTACGGCGCTGAGTTACGCCTGCGAGATGGGATACCTGGATGCGGTGAAGATCCTGGTGAGGAACGGCGCAGATCCCGAGGCAGCGGATGCCTGGGGGAATACGGCGCTCATGTACGCGGTCGTGGCCGGACGTCCAGCCGTCGTGGAGTTTCTGGTGCGAGCTTTTAAAAGACTGGGTCTCCAGATCAACCGGCAAAACAAGGTGGGAAACTCTGCCGTGGAGGTGGCCAAGCATCTCGGACACTCTGAGTGTCTGCAGGCGCTCGTGAGTCACTCCAAGAGGATTCATGAGGACACGCTGGCTGAAAGACTTTCCACCGTGAACATCGATGAAGATGAGCTGAAGACCTCAGAGAGAAGAGGTCCACCTGAAGATGAGACTCGACTTCACATCAGTTTAACCCGTAAACGTTCCCTCGGTTTGCGGAACCGAATCCAGTCGATGGACTCTATTGAGGAATACGAGAGGGAAAGTGATGCTTCACTGCCGCTATCATCACAGGGCCTCATGTTCTCTGGTGTTTTAACATCAAAACCTCCTCAGAAACTCTCACACGCAGAGCATCTGCCTCCCTTGTTTTACTCACCCAGACCCTCCAAAACGCCCTGGAGAAGCTCcgcacctcctcctcctccatcaTCGGGTCCTCTTGGCATTCTATTAACTTCGTTCGGCAAAAGCGCCAGAGAAGAGCTTGAGAAGACTGAGAAAGCTAAGAAACTGCTGCCCGTCCGAAGGTTTGATGACAGTTATTATCAGAAGAGATGCAGTTTACCTACAAGCACTCTCGCACCGGCGGCCCCAGAGCGTAATAAAAGCAAAACCGCGCCGAAGACCCCAGTGAATGCTGGGAAGGTGGCGTACGCGTCCAGCTCTGTGAGCGCTCTTGGCGGCAGGCTGTTGAGGAGATTCACTTTCCCAGAGCTCAGGAGGAGCAGAGAGGGTTGTGGCGCTCAGAGCGGAGCTTCAGATCCGTGTATCCCAAGGTCAGAGACGTTCCCCCTGGGGAAGAACCACCCTCAAGTAGGAAGCAAGCCGAGCATCGACAGCATTAGTGCGGTCAAGTGTGAGTTTGACTTTCAGAGTAAAGCTGCTCCAAATGTCTGA